In Arachis hypogaea cultivar Tifrunner chromosome 17, arahy.Tifrunner.gnm2.J5K5, whole genome shotgun sequence, a single window of DNA contains:
- the LOC112765858 gene encoding phosphoglycerate mutase-like protein, with the protein MGTAAVDQSLYPLHRCKTIHLVRHAQGIHNVEGEKNHDAYMSEDLFDAQLTPLGWKQVANLRNHVKSCGLSKRIELVIVSPLLRTMQTAAGVFGGEAHADGNKEAPLMTQNVGDSNHPAISSLNSPPFLAVELCREQIGNHPCDKRRTISEYRNMFPAIDFSLIETDEDTWWTPERETREEVTARGLKFLDWLWTRQEKEIAIVTHSSFLFNTLSVFGNDCHPNVKSEIGKHFANCELRSIVLVDRGMIGSDESSTNYPGKIPSGPDLPSDLADDKHSANGSTN; encoded by the exons ATGGGTACCGCTGCTGTAGATCAAAGTCTCTATCCATTGCATCGTTGCAAAACTATTCACTTG GTTAGGCATGCCCAAGGAATTCATAATGTTGAGGGAGAGAAAAACCATGATGCATATATGTCTGAGGATCTTTTTGATGCGCAACTAACACCTCTTGGTTGGAAGcag GTTGCAAATCTGCGAAACCATGTCAAGTCTTGTGGACTTTCCAAAAGAATTGAACTAGTTATTGTTTCCCCCCTGTTGAG GACTATGCAAACAGCAGCTGGTGTCTTTGGTGGTGAAGCACATGCTGATGGGAATAAGGAAGCTCCTTTGATGACGCAAAATGTTGGAGATAGCAATCATCCTGCAATTTCTAGTCTTAACTCCCCACCATTTTTAGCAGTAGAGCTTTGCCGAGAACAAATA GGGAATCATCCTTGTGATAAGAGAAGAACCATCAGTGAATACCGGAATATGTTTCCAGCAATTGATTTTTCACTG ATTGAAACTGACGAGGACACCTGGTGGACTCCAGAAAGAGAGACGAGAGAAGAAGTTACTGCTAGGGGACTGAAGTTTCTTGACTG GTTGTGGACACGCCAAGAGAAGGAAATAGCGATCGTTACTCACAGCAGTTTTCTGTTTAATACACTAAGTGTCTTTGGAAATGATTGTCACCCAAATGTGAAGAGCGAAATAGGCAAACA CTTTGCCAATTGTGAGCTACGTTCAATTGTTCTGGTTGACAGAGG TATGATTGGATCAGATGAGTCAAGTACTAATTATCCTGGCAAGATTCCTTCTGGCCCTGATCTTCCCAGTGATCTTGCTGATGATAAGCATTCAGCCAATGGATCCACTAATTAA